A single genomic interval of Saccharothrix saharensis harbors:
- a CDS encoding glycosyltransferase, translating into MLVRNRLEYTRRALASLARASGDFEIVVVDNGSDDGTAEYLAALDHPRPVTVLRHDDDRGGSERRNVGAAAARGEFLFFLDNDVLVDDLDVVEVLAAELAADPGLGAVSPLLLYPGDGAVVQCAGGASTADGRIGPIGRGRPLGAEHREHREQSWAPTAALMVRHSSFRRVGGFDTAFDPVSLCEDVDLCCRLRADGERLRYVGSVAMRHFEGTTFNHVGHDKLPIWKRHMRVIRSRWAGLFAAGPAHTAADLEWAPVVKDYADLDRPRVSVLADPDSAPADLSFFASDRVLATAEPADVRVVLVGADPVPAVRGVRVVGVADPDVRALLPVARAHGVPWALRDGTRLVETVPAEGVVVRAPDTAAVLTALRRGLHVLLDKRAVDDLAGLVEAARQAPGRCSVDLPWAHHPGLVEVAKAVAEGRPEGFSLHLDRPEGRDVVTDLGPDALDAVERALGVPVTDVRTVEATPSRVRAVAVAGGLTGTIGLGWGEPRFELSVPGAAPVTDLAAPAVSGAYADFVGALRGGPAPLTDLDAVAGLFDVVLEWRAEVAALLWFARL; encoded by the coding sequence ATGTTGGTCCGCAACCGCCTGGAGTACACGCGCCGGGCGTTGGCGTCCCTGGCCCGCGCGTCCGGCGACTTCGAGATCGTGGTGGTGGACAACGGTTCCGACGACGGCACGGCCGAGTACCTGGCCGCGCTGGACCACCCGCGCCCGGTGACGGTGCTGCGCCACGATGACGACCGCGGCGGCAGCGAGCGGCGCAACGTCGGCGCGGCCGCGGCCCGCGGGGAGTTCCTGTTCTTCCTGGACAACGACGTGCTCGTGGACGACCTCGACGTCGTCGAGGTGCTCGCCGCCGAACTGGCCGCCGACCCGGGGCTCGGCGCGGTGTCGCCGTTGCTGCTCTACCCCGGTGACGGCGCGGTGGTCCAGTGCGCGGGTGGCGCGTCCACCGCCGACGGCCGCATCGGGCCGATCGGGCGCGGCCGTCCGCTCGGCGCGGAGCACCGGGAACACCGCGAGCAGTCCTGGGCGCCCACGGCCGCGCTGATGGTGCGGCACAGCTCGTTCCGGCGGGTCGGCGGGTTCGACACGGCGTTCGACCCGGTGTCGCTGTGCGAGGACGTCGACCTGTGCTGCCGCCTGCGCGCCGACGGTGAGCGGTTGCGCTACGTCGGGTCGGTGGCGATGCGGCACTTCGAGGGCACCACGTTCAACCACGTCGGCCACGACAAGCTGCCGATCTGGAAGCGGCACATGCGCGTGATCCGCAGCCGGTGGGCCGGGCTGTTCGCCGCCGGACCCGCGCACACCGCCGCCGACCTGGAGTGGGCGCCGGTCGTGAAGGACTACGCCGACCTGGACCGGCCCCGGGTGTCCGTGCTCGCCGACCCGGACTCCGCCCCGGCCGACCTGAGCTTCTTCGCCAGCGACCGGGTGCTGGCCACCGCCGAGCCCGCGGACGTGCGGGTCGTGCTCGTCGGAGCGGACCCGGTGCCGGCCGTGCGCGGGGTGCGGGTGGTCGGCGTGGCCGATCCCGACGTGCGCGCGTTGCTGCCCGTCGCACGCGCACACGGCGTGCCCTGGGCGTTGCGGGACGGGACGCGCCTGGTGGAGACCGTGCCCGCCGAGGGTGTCGTGGTGCGCGCGCCGGACACCGCGGCGGTGTTGACGGCGTTGCGGCGGGGCCTGCACGTGCTGCTGGACAAGCGGGCCGTGGACGACCTGGCCGGCCTGGTGGAGGCCGCGCGGCAGGCACCCGGCCGGTGCTCGGTCGACCTGCCGTGGGCGCACCACCCCGGCCTGGTCGAGGTGGCCAAGGCCGTCGCCGAGGGCCGCCCCGAGGGGTTCTCGCTGCACCTGGACCGGCCCGAGGGCCGTGACGTCGTCACCGACCTCGGCCCGGACGCGCTGGACGCCGTGGAACGGGCGCTCGGCGTGCCGGTGACCGACGTGCGGACGGTGGAGGCGACCCCCTCGCGCGTGCGCGCCGTGGCGGTGGCGGGCGGTCTCACCGGGACGATCGGGCTCGGCTGGGGCGAGCCCCGGTTCGAGCTGTCCGTCCCCGGCGCCGCACCGGTCACCGACCTCGCCGCGCCCGCCGTGAGCGGCGCCTACGCGGACTTCGTCGGCGCGCTGCGCGGCGGTCCGGCGCCGTTGACGGACCTGGACGCCGTGGCCGGCCTGTTCGACGTGGTGCTGGAGTGGCGGGCGGAAGTGGCCGCGCTGCTCTGGTTCGCACGGCTGTAG
- a CDS encoding alpha/beta fold hydrolase: protein MVGSDHGKSPHWIVTGADRRCCPTGAPAHGSDVRRDAVDHVPDLALSRFEPHSDNDRPRSGEPVRTALFCHAAGFAGRVWRSAVKNLRTPLRVAAPDLRGHGHAPPLAEDADWGVFADDVLAAARAVGPGPLIGVGHSLGGTALLLAESRAPGTFDLLVCYEPILATHDDPAFAEAAARRRAEFPSRADALARWSTRPPLSHLAPEVLADYAESGLAEEPDGRVRLRCAPAVEAHLFRTAISCPWRDALPLVRCPTVVLRGGESVVVTGESLAAACADLPAGRVVEVPGLDHLGPLVRPDAFAAVLDGVFAESGATARA from the coding sequence ATGGTGGGGAGCGACCACGGTAAATCACCGCACTGGATCGTTACCGGCGCTGATCGTAGGTGTTGTCCGACGGGTGCGCCAGCCCATGGATCGGATGTCCGAAGGGATGCCGTGGACCACGTCCCCGACCTCGCGTTATCCCGGTTCGAGCCGCACTCCGACAATGATCGTCCGCGTTCGGGCGAGCCCGTTCGGACGGCGTTGTTCTGCCATGCGGCGGGCTTTGCCGGGCGCGTGTGGCGGTCCGCTGTGAAAAACCTGCGGACACCGTTGCGCGTCGCGGCGCCCGACCTCCGGGGCCACGGCCACGCCCCACCACTGGCCGAGGACGCGGACTGGGGCGTGTTCGCCGACGACGTGCTCGCCGCCGCCCGCGCGGTGGGGCCAGGCCCGCTGATCGGGGTGGGCCACTCGCTCGGCGGGACGGCACTGCTGCTGGCCGAATCACGTGCGCCGGGCACGTTCGACCTGCTGGTCTGCTACGAGCCGATCCTCGCCACGCACGACGACCCGGCGTTCGCCGAGGCGGCGGCCCGGCGGCGCGCGGAGTTCCCGTCCCGCGCCGACGCGCTCGCCCGCTGGTCCACCCGGCCGCCGCTGTCCCACCTCGCGCCCGAGGTCCTGGCCGACTACGCCGAGTCCGGCCTGGCCGAGGAGCCGGACGGCCGGGTGCGGCTGCGCTGCGCGCCGGCGGTGGAGGCGCACCTGTTCCGGACGGCGATTTCGTGCCCGTGGCGTGACGCGCTGCCGCTGGTGCGGTGCCCGACGGTGGTCCTGCGCGGCGGCGAGTCGGTCGTGGTGACCGGCGAGTCGCTCGCGGCGGCGTGCGCCGACCTGCCCGCGGGACGGGTGGTGGAGGTACCGGGCCTGGACCACCTGGGTCCGCTGGTCCGGCCGGACGCGTTCGCGGCGGTCCTGGACGGGGTGTTCGCGGAATCCGGTGCCACGGCGCGTGCGTGA
- a CDS encoding cyclase family protein, with translation MTAQRPMPTRDDVLGYFATLSNWGRWGDDDELGTLNHITDDVRLAAARTVRHGRSVSCAWEVAVPDHMERSTTSCPCAADMPGAENMPLPGFRDDRRWGFSMERLGITFHGNTVTHLDSPCHLFWDGTMYNGRPHSLVDAATGSAWAAVTAAAHGIVTRGVLLDVAEVRDVPWLEPGQGVHPEDLEEAERRQGVRVRPGDAVLLRTGHGRFRHESGEPGGATQAGWHASCLPWLHERGVALIGADTPQDVQPSGYDDVLVPVHAVGLVAMGLWLLDNCDLEACAATAAELGRWEFHLAVAPVRFAGTSGSPVNPIATF, from the coding sequence ATGACGGCGCAGCGACCGATGCCCACGCGGGACGACGTGCTCGGCTACTTCGCCACGCTGTCGAACTGGGGACGGTGGGGTGACGACGACGAGCTCGGCACCCTCAACCACATCACCGACGACGTCCGGCTGGCGGCGGCACGGACCGTGCGCCACGGCAGGAGCGTGTCGTGCGCGTGGGAGGTCGCCGTCCCCGACCACATGGAGCGCTCGACGACGTCGTGCCCGTGCGCCGCCGACATGCCGGGCGCCGAGAACATGCCGCTGCCCGGGTTCCGCGACGACCGGCGGTGGGGCTTCTCGATGGAGCGGCTCGGCATCACGTTCCACGGCAACACCGTCACCCATCTCGACTCGCCGTGCCACCTCTTCTGGGACGGCACGATGTACAACGGGCGGCCGCACTCCCTGGTGGACGCGGCGACGGGATCGGCGTGGGCGGCCGTCACGGCGGCGGCCCACGGGATCGTCACGCGTGGCGTCCTGCTGGACGTCGCGGAGGTCCGCGACGTGCCGTGGCTGGAACCGGGCCAGGGCGTGCACCCCGAGGACCTCGAAGAGGCCGAGCGCCGCCAGGGTGTGCGGGTGCGGCCCGGCGACGCGGTGCTCCTGCGGACCGGCCACGGCCGGTTCCGGCACGAGAGCGGTGAGCCCGGCGGCGCCACGCAGGCCGGCTGGCACGCGTCCTGCCTGCCGTGGCTGCACGAACGAGGCGTCGCGCTGATCGGCGCCGACACGCCCCAGGACGTGCAGCCGTCGGGGTACGACGACGTGTTGGTGCCGGTGCACGCCGTGGGCCTGGTCGCGATGGGGCTGTGGCTGCTCGACAACTGCGACCTGGAGGCGTGCGCGGCGACGGCGGCCGAACTCGGCCGGTGGGAGTTCCACCTCGCGGTCGCGCCGGTCCGCTTCGCCGGCACGTCCGGCAGCCCGGTCAACCCCATCGCCACGTTCTGA
- a CDS encoding MAB_1171c family putative transporter, which translates to MASTVHFIALVTIAVAVVYRATTWREDRRTPAGRALSLTMVHLFIVYLLGWAPFYWLVYDVLGQVPSLPQVIQHIAWMAMSFHAHLFVIRVSAPAGHLRRRLRFGRALFATALLLLLIGYVIGPLRLGLPIVGPSGTRDPGVLVYDLIWETHNIVVLVDVLLVRWRSRTIERTFLRVGVRFMGAGCLIWLVMLIHKVAYQTIVSLGHTLPYEENGVHGIQFLFSAPGVCLLVIGMTIPSWGPRVARYRRRLLAYHQLTPLWEALRPVGTATPVVALRDRNSRLRHRVIGIRDALIGPLRNHLSDTTLHLAREQALRSGLTEGDAQAVAEAAVIAAAVAAHTSGKPATADAGRPPDLRRAQDFDSETAWLVKVSRAYRRSPIVRAWSDGLRPGHPR; encoded by the coding sequence GTGGCCAGCACCGTCCACTTCATCGCCCTCGTGACCATCGCCGTGGCCGTCGTCTACCGGGCCACGACCTGGCGTGAGGATCGCAGGACCCCCGCCGGTCGGGCGCTGTCGCTGACGATGGTGCACCTGTTCATCGTCTACCTGCTCGGCTGGGCACCGTTCTACTGGCTGGTCTACGACGTGCTCGGGCAAGTACCCAGCCTGCCCCAGGTCATCCAGCACATCGCGTGGATGGCCATGTCCTTCCACGCCCACCTGTTCGTCATCCGGGTGTCCGCTCCCGCCGGACACCTGCGGCGACGCCTGCGCTTCGGCCGTGCCTTGTTCGCGACGGCCCTCCTGTTGCTGCTGATCGGCTACGTGATCGGCCCGCTGCGCCTCGGACTGCCGATCGTCGGGCCGAGCGGTACCCGTGACCCGGGTGTGCTCGTCTACGACTTGATCTGGGAGACCCACAACATCGTCGTGCTGGTCGACGTGCTGCTCGTCCGGTGGCGCAGCAGAACCATCGAGCGCACCTTCCTGCGGGTCGGCGTGCGCTTCATGGGTGCGGGCTGTCTGATCTGGCTCGTCATGCTGATCCACAAGGTGGCGTACCAGACGATCGTCAGCCTGGGCCACACCCTGCCGTACGAGGAGAACGGGGTGCACGGCATCCAGTTCCTGTTCTCCGCCCCGGGCGTGTGCTTGCTGGTGATCGGCATGACCATCCCGTCGTGGGGACCTCGGGTGGCCCGGTACCGGCGCCGGCTGCTCGCCTACCACCAGCTGACTCCGCTGTGGGAAGCACTCCGCCCGGTGGGAACGGCCACGCCGGTGGTGGCCCTGCGTGACCGGAACTCCCGGCTGCGCCACCGGGTCATCGGTATCCGCGACGCCCTGATCGGTCCGTTGCGCAACCACCTCAGCGACACCACGCTCCACCTGGCCAGGGAGCAGGCACTGCGGTCCGGCCTCACGGAAGGTGACGCGCAGGCCGTCGCCGAGGCCGCTGTCATCGCGGCCGCGGTCGCCGCGCACACCAGCGGCAAGCCCGCCACGGCCGATGCCGGCCGGCCACCGGACCTGCGCCGGGCACAGGACTTCGACTCGGAAACCGCCTGGCTGGTCAAGGTGAGCCGGGCCTACCGCCGCTCACCCATCGTGCGGGCCTGGAGCGACGGGCTCCGTCCCGGGCATCCCCGGTGA
- a CDS encoding helix-turn-helix domain-containing protein: MNGEQPGSQTLAEKVDYLFRTVHPRDRKPFTHPEVAKATGLSTGVLSALRSGKNVNPTKDTLEKLGKFFGVPAAYFLDDEPSEQISAQIALAALLRDAGIARVAARMVGLSDGSLETVTAMTEQLRKLEGLDSGNAEGRRT, translated from the coding sequence GTGAACGGGGAGCAGCCGGGTTCCCAGACCCTGGCCGAGAAAGTGGACTACCTGTTCCGGACGGTGCACCCGCGCGATCGCAAGCCGTTCACGCACCCGGAGGTGGCGAAGGCGACCGGGCTGTCCACCGGTGTGCTCTCCGCGCTGCGTTCGGGCAAGAACGTCAACCCCACCAAGGACACCCTGGAGAAGCTGGGGAAGTTCTTCGGTGTGCCGGCCGCCTACTTCCTGGACGACGAGCCCTCGGAGCAGATCAGCGCTCAGATCGCCCTGGCCGCGCTGCTGCGTGATGCCGGTATCGCCCGGGTGGCCGCCAGGATGGTCGGTCTGTCCGATGGCAGTCTGGAAACCGTCACGGCCATGACCGAGCAGCTCCGCAAGCTGGAGGGTCTCGACTCGGGCAACGCCGAGGGGCGTCGAACCTGA
- a CDS encoding ArsR/SmtB family transcription factor: MLHVHLSAADMWRTRLAVWGPLAETQWSMRALQRGDRADLLGAWRSRLRSVLAGDLLDVMSALAPADGPVIDLFTLIGPVRELDEGLALLVARYPELPEPVRRRFPGGGRVLADSLRAYHLTAVGPQWSRIRRALRSEQARHSTVMAVEGIGAMLNRLHPAVRWRPPVLTVAGRASGDVPLGGRGLVLAGSLFSGPDVPVLVPSEPSRPPLLVYPVGSGAYAEARLWATPGGAGDALRTLLGTTRANVLAAIADRSPGTADLARELGISPSGASQHAAVLRRAGLITTERVDQAVRHAVTALGASLLDRAFT, encoded by the coding sequence GTGCTGCACGTGCACTTGTCGGCAGCGGACATGTGGCGGACTCGGCTGGCGGTGTGGGGTCCGTTGGCGGAGACCCAGTGGAGCATGCGCGCTCTTCAGCGCGGGGACCGGGCGGACCTGCTCGGTGCGTGGCGGTCGCGGCTGCGGTCGGTGCTCGCCGGGGACCTGCTCGACGTCATGTCCGCCCTCGCACCGGCGGACGGGCCGGTGATCGACCTGTTCACCCTGATCGGTCCGGTCCGGGAACTCGATGAAGGGCTGGCCCTGCTCGTGGCCCGGTACCCGGAGCTGCCCGAGCCGGTTCGGCGGCGGTTCCCCGGTGGCGGGCGCGTCCTGGCGGATTCGCTGCGCGCGTACCACCTGACGGCGGTCGGTCCGCAGTGGAGCCGGATCCGGAGGGCGCTGAGAAGTGAACAGGCGCGGCACTCGACGGTCATGGCCGTGGAGGGGATCGGAGCCATGTTGAACCGCCTGCACCCGGCCGTCCGGTGGCGGCCACCGGTCCTCACCGTCGCCGGTCGCGCGTCGGGCGACGTGCCTCTGGGTGGACGAGGGCTCGTCCTCGCCGGGTCCCTGTTCAGCGGGCCGGATGTGCCCGTTCTCGTGCCGTCCGAGCCGTCGCGTCCGCCGCTGCTCGTCTACCCGGTCGGGTCCGGTGCATACGCCGAGGCGAGGCTGTGGGCGACGCCAGGGGGCGCGGGGGACGCCCTGCGGACGCTGCTCGGCACCACGCGGGCGAACGTGCTGGCCGCGATCGCCGACCGGTCGCCCGGAACCGCGGACCTCGCCCGCGAACTCGGCATCTCACCGTCCGGTGCCAGTCAGCACGCCGCCGTACTGCGACGTGCCGGGCTCATCACCACCGAACGGGTCGACCAGGCCGTGCGGCACG